A genomic window from Haladaptatus caseinilyticus includes:
- a CDS encoding prefoldin subunit beta codes for MQGNLPPEAQEKLEQLQDLQDTAQQVAVQKNQAETQLTEAKNALDELEDIDEDTTMFREVGELFVKTDFDEAQSDLDDKVDSLEIRVETLEKQESRVQEQFESLQTELQSMLGGGGAGPSGPSGPGGAGGA; via the coding sequence ATGCAGGGCAATCTTCCACCGGAAGCACAGGAGAAACTCGAGCAACTGCAAGACCTTCAGGACACGGCACAGCAGGTCGCCGTGCAGAAGAATCAGGCCGAGACCCAACTGACCGAAGCGAAGAACGCGCTCGACGAACTCGAAGACATCGACGAGGACACGACGATGTTCCGAGAAGTCGGCGAACTGTTCGTCAAGACGGATTTCGACGAAGCGCAGTCCGACCTCGACGACAAGGTTGACAGCCTCGAAATCCGCGTCGAGACGCTCGAAAAACAGGAGAGCCGCGTGCAAGAGCAGTTCGAGTCGCTTCAGACCGAACTCCAAAGCATGCTTGGTGGCGGCGGTGCAGGACCATCCGGACCGTCCGGACCTGGCGGCGCTGGCGGCGCGTAA
- a CDS encoding bacterio-opsin activator domain-containing protein produces the protein MDELTVHSVLDMLPDVFYAYDTSGSLVEWNRRLTELSGYDDDEIEGMHPLDFVPEEDEDMILDAIDSVLTNGHVETRQSALVTRNGEKIPFEFNARQISDANGTVRGFVGVGRNISDRRRRERELRRERDRTRQIFETSPIGIVIFDAEATPIEVNDRASEILGMSKSEIANRSYESWNLLGSDGNPVSDDERPVAAAVRTGKPTYDMTYGIDRPTGDRVWLSVNTAPIFDADGDVVEVITSIADITEQRNRERELRRQRDELGTFNRINEIVREVTHALVSAATREEIEQTVCERLAASELYQFAWVGEYDVVEEGLVSRTSAGDDEGYHEIITRRIGSDQERPAETALRTGDSFVTRDISKEPSLPAELRSEGVNRGIHSGIAVPLSYGQTTYGVLVVYASRTDAFSEREADGFEALGELVGFAINATESKKLLTTGSIVELEFDVADEDALLVPLSRRADCTFVLEGTVPTSDGQLLYYLRTEGSSPERVAEVANTFSKVEDARVISSHDDTGLLVLSISESLVQLFVEIGAKVRTARAQKGEEHLVVEVAQDTDIRTLIDSVQSSHPDVELVAKREVEPTEEGQSAFRESFSADLTSRQRAAFRAAYLAGYYDWPRGSTAEDVADTMEIAPATLHQHLRKAEGKLASAFFGDDRA, from the coding sequence ATGGACGAGCTGACTGTTCATTCAGTCCTCGATATGCTTCCGGACGTGTTCTATGCCTACGATACCAGCGGGTCGCTCGTCGAATGGAACAGGCGCCTCACTGAACTGTCCGGCTACGATGACGACGAAATCGAGGGGATGCATCCCCTCGATTTCGTGCCCGAGGAGGACGAGGATATGATTCTGGATGCCATCGACTCTGTCCTTACGAATGGTCATGTCGAGACACGTCAATCCGCGCTCGTGACGAGAAACGGGGAAAAAATTCCGTTCGAATTCAATGCGAGACAGATCTCCGATGCGAATGGAACCGTTCGCGGGTTCGTCGGTGTTGGGAGGAATATTTCCGATCGCCGACGGCGAGAGCGGGAGCTTCGCCGCGAGCGGGACCGGACACGACAGATATTCGAAACGAGTCCGATCGGAATCGTCATCTTTGACGCCGAAGCCACACCCATCGAAGTGAACGACCGTGCCAGTGAGATCCTTGGGATGTCGAAGTCGGAGATCGCCAACCGATCATATGAGAGTTGGAATCTCCTCGGCAGCGACGGTAATCCGGTGTCTGACGACGAACGACCGGTCGCTGCGGCAGTTCGTACCGGAAAACCGACGTATGACATGACCTACGGCATCGACCGACCGACCGGTGATCGTGTGTGGTTGTCCGTCAACACCGCGCCGATTTTCGACGCCGATGGTGACGTCGTGGAAGTCATCACTTCGATCGCCGATATCACCGAACAACGAAATCGCGAGCGTGAACTTCGCCGACAACGCGATGAACTGGGGACATTCAACCGTATCAACGAAATCGTCCGCGAGGTAACTCACGCGCTCGTCTCGGCCGCGACTCGTGAGGAGATCGAACAAACCGTCTGTGAGAGGCTCGCTGCTTCCGAGCTGTATCAGTTCGCGTGGGTTGGCGAATACGATGTCGTCGAAGAGGGTCTCGTCTCTCGAACGAGTGCTGGCGACGACGAGGGATACCATGAAATCATAACCCGGCGAATCGGTTCCGACCAGGAACGCCCCGCCGAGACAGCGCTTCGAACGGGGGACTCCTTCGTTACTCGCGATATCTCGAAGGAACCCTCACTCCCTGCAGAACTCCGCTCGGAAGGGGTTAATCGTGGAATTCACTCGGGAATCGCGGTACCGCTTTCGTACGGCCAAACGACCTACGGCGTTCTCGTCGTCTATGCGAGTCGCACCGACGCGTTCAGTGAGAGGGAGGCCGACGGATTCGAAGCCCTCGGCGAACTCGTCGGGTTCGCGATCAACGCCACTGAGAGCAAGAAACTCCTGACAACGGGATCGATAGTCGAGCTGGAGTTCGACGTTGCGGACGAAGACGCGCTGCTGGTTCCCCTCTCCCGTCGAGCGGACTGTACGTTCGTCCTCGAAGGGACGGTCCCGACGTCCGATGGCCAGCTTCTCTACTACCTCCGTACCGAGGGGTCGTCACCGGAACGAGTTGCGGAAGTCGCGAATACGTTTTCGAAGGTAGAAGACGCACGAGTCATCTCCTCACACGATGACACGGGACTGCTCGTGTTGTCCATCTCCGAATCACTCGTCCAACTGTTCGTGGAAATCGGCGCGAAGGTACGAACTGCTCGCGCACAAAAAGGGGAAGAGCACCTCGTCGTGGAAGTCGCACAGGATACCGATATCCGTACGCTGATAGACTCTGTTCAGTCGTCACATCCGGACGTGGAACTCGTCGCTAAACGGGAAGTCGAACCGACGGAGGAAGGGCAGAGTGCGTTTCGAGAGTCGTTTTCGGCGGACCTCACGTCCCGGCAACGCGCCGCGTTCCGTGCGGCGTATCTCGCCGGATACTACGACTGGCCACGTGGAAGTACGGCCGAAGACGTTGCAGACACCATGGAAATCGCACCTGCCACGCTCCATCAGCATCTTCGGAAGGCAGAGGGTAAATTGGCGTCTGCGTTTTTCGGCGACGACCGGGCCTGA
- a CDS encoding NAD-dependent epimerase/dehydratase family protein yields MNVFVAGATGVLGRRLVEQLTGRNHSVVGLTRDARGDEVVDECGGEPRRGDVLDRESLIDTAADCDVLIHAATAIPTGTKPTDEEWVLNDRVRVEGARNLVSVANQVGADRLLQQSITWLARRPDGSPYDENAPPNPNRVTRSALDAERVVRKGGKKHGFEVGILRCGWFYAPESTHTRQMGSGLLDGKYPILGGGLLGRRDAMLSIVHVEDAARAFTTASESNPTGIWHVTDDRPVTLSTFLRSFADRLDAPEPRRIPGWLARPIVGKSSVRLLTNSAPTSNERFRETFDWEPRFPTYREGLEAVVETWRDEGILSDVGDGYEWRDD; encoded by the coding sequence ATGAACGTCTTCGTCGCAGGAGCGACCGGCGTCCTCGGTCGCAGACTCGTCGAGCAACTCACCGGGCGAAATCATTCGGTCGTCGGTCTCACGCGGGATGCACGAGGCGACGAAGTCGTCGACGAGTGCGGGGGAGAGCCACGTCGCGGCGACGTCCTCGACCGCGAATCGCTCATCGACACGGCAGCGGACTGTGACGTACTCATCCACGCCGCGACCGCGATTCCGACCGGCACGAAACCGACGGACGAGGAGTGGGTGCTGAACGACCGGGTGCGCGTTGAGGGGGCGCGAAACCTCGTTTCCGTCGCGAACCAAGTCGGTGCCGACCGACTCCTCCAACAGAGCATCACGTGGTTGGCCCGCAGGCCGGACGGGTCGCCGTACGACGAGAACGCACCGCCGAACCCGAACCGGGTGACGCGGTCCGCACTCGACGCGGAGCGGGTCGTCCGGAAAGGGGGGAAGAAACACGGGTTCGAGGTCGGAATCCTCCGGTGTGGCTGGTTTTACGCGCCCGAATCGACACACACCCGTCAGATGGGTTCCGGACTATTGGACGGAAAATACCCGATTCTCGGCGGCGGTCTCCTCGGACGACGGGATGCAATGCTCTCGATAGTGCACGTCGAAGACGCAGCGAGAGCGTTCACGACGGCGAGCGAATCGAACCCGACCGGGATCTGGCACGTCACCGACGACCGACCGGTGACGCTTTCGACCTTCCTCCGGTCCTTCGCCGACCGACTCGATGCCCCCGAACCGCGACGGATCCCGGGATGGCTGGCGCGCCCGATCGTCGGCAAATCGTCGGTCCGTCTCCTGACGAACTCGGCTCCGACATCGAACGAGCGATTCCGCGAAACGTTCGATTGGGAACCTCGATTCCCGACCTATCGGGAGGGGCTCGAAGCGGTGGTCGAAACCTGGCGCGATGAAGGGATATTGTCCGACGTCGGGGATGGATACGAATGGAGGGACGACTGA
- a CDS encoding DNA-directed RNA polymerase subunit P has product MSYKCSRCKRDVELDEYGGVRCPYCGHRVLLKERSRDVKEVHVR; this is encoded by the coding sequence ATGAGCTACAAATGCTCGCGTTGTAAGCGGGATGTCGAACTGGACGAGTACGGCGGCGTTCGCTGTCCGTACTGCGGCCACCGCGTCCTGTTGAAGGAGCGGAGCAGGGACGTCAAGGAAGTTCACGTCCGATAG
- a CDS encoding DUF2103 domain-containing protein, with the protein MECRQCASPLERPGDYCLVCRTHNADTVVLSLDRDHAELTMLSEDVVVGKTDVRTTPENGDAEVVELRNFAGRIADEIRRKRPEEVFAAGERDVIRAVRAHLHHDFYRVGAENPVEDVLSRRGERSLEVVQTDPADKLGGSHTTLIGNRDGMRVIQEVACHPHVKKIIPGPISAGGASSDSGVRAKATRADENGNVRLLLRDGSSVQENRVVTTAMDRELGERIRDDLNEALGETGFR; encoded by the coding sequence ATGGAGTGTCGGCAGTGTGCGTCCCCGCTCGAACGTCCCGGCGACTACTGCCTCGTCTGCCGGACGCACAACGCCGACACGGTGGTGCTTTCGCTCGACCGCGACCACGCGGAGTTGACGATGTTGTCGGAAGACGTGGTGGTCGGAAAAACGGACGTGCGGACGACGCCCGAGAACGGTGATGCGGAGGTGGTCGAACTCCGTAACTTCGCGGGTCGAATCGCGGACGAGATTCGGCGAAAACGCCCCGAGGAAGTGTTTGCGGCGGGCGAGCGCGACGTGATTCGGGCGGTTCGCGCGCACCTTCACCACGATTTCTATCGGGTCGGAGCGGAGAACCCCGTCGAAGACGTGCTTTCGCGGCGAGGTGAGCGTTCGCTAGAAGTCGTCCAAACCGACCCCGCAGACAAACTCGGTGGGTCACACACCACGCTCATCGGCAACCGCGATGGCATGCGCGTGATTCAAGAAGTCGCCTGCCACCCGCACGTCAAAAAAATCATACCCGGCCCGATCAGTGCGGGTGGTGCGAGTTCGGACTCCGGTGTTCGCGCCAAAGCCACCCGAGCGGACGAAAACGGGAACGTTAGACTCCTGCTCCGAGATGGTTCGAGCGTCCAGGAAAACCGCGTCGTTACTACCGCGATGGACAGGGAACTCGGCGAGCGTATCCGCGACGACCTGAACGAAGCACTCGGGGAGACCGGGTTCCGATAG
- a CDS encoding KEOPS complex subunit Pcc1: MSHDARFDFEYESTERALLIFRSVEQEIGKIDDERSRTTVKMDGCTVVIHVSADDLVALRAAMNTWQTLAGVAERVSAVGDSSPIGQ; the protein is encoded by the coding sequence GTGTCACACGACGCGCGTTTCGATTTCGAATACGAATCCACAGAGCGTGCACTGCTGATTTTCCGGAGCGTCGAACAAGAAATCGGTAAAATCGACGACGAACGCTCACGAACGACCGTGAAAATGGATGGGTGTACGGTCGTCATTCACGTTTCTGCGGACGACCTCGTTGCCCTCCGTGCCGCGATGAATACGTGGCAAACGCTCGCCGGTGTCGCGGAGCGAGTGTCGGCGGTCGGCGACTCGTCCCCTATCGGTCAGTGA
- the truD gene encoding tRNA pseudouridine(13) synthase TruD, producing MREAHPIETAVGMNYYVSDAAGVGGHLRDTDEDFRVREIERFDVEPLDADPGSYPHLVVRATLRGWDTNDFAKRLSSKLAISRERVSWAGTKDKYAVTTQLFSLRKVTPDELPAIRNADIEPLGRSGRALQFGDLAGNEFEIVVSNPDRPENADEIAGELREFAGSPDGVAVPNFFGQQRFGSLRPITHEVGLHIVRGEWEEAVMAYVGNPFETEPEDTQSARNRVEEVAPDWDAVLDALPRRLGFERSMAHRLVENGGTEPEDFRDALESLPTNLQRLLVNAAQSYVFNQILSERLERGLPFDKPVAGDVVCFAEEVDGFLLPDMGREQNVTEKRVKTIERHCERGRAFVTAPLVGTETELADGEQGDIEREVLADLGLEPADFNSPGEFYSTGTRRAILVRTDCTVGHDPLSFEFSLPSGSYATVFLREFLKADPLDMG from the coding sequence ATGCGCGAGGCACATCCCATCGAAACGGCGGTCGGTATGAACTACTACGTTAGCGACGCCGCGGGAGTTGGCGGCCACCTCCGTGACACTGACGAAGATTTTCGCGTTCGGGAAATAGAGCGATTCGACGTCGAACCGCTCGACGCTGACCCAGGTTCGTACCCTCACCTCGTCGTCCGAGCAACCCTGCGAGGATGGGATACGAACGACTTCGCCAAACGGTTGTCCAGTAAACTGGCCATCAGTAGGGAGCGCGTCTCGTGGGCGGGGACGAAGGACAAGTACGCCGTGACGACCCAACTGTTCAGCCTTCGAAAGGTCACTCCCGACGAGCTGCCAGCAATTCGGAATGCCGACATCGAACCGCTCGGACGGTCGGGGCGGGCACTCCAGTTCGGCGACCTCGCGGGGAACGAGTTCGAAATCGTCGTCTCGAATCCCGACCGACCCGAAAACGCCGACGAAATCGCCGGCGAACTGCGGGAGTTCGCTGGCTCCCCGGACGGCGTCGCGGTGCCGAACTTTTTCGGCCAGCAGCGCTTCGGTAGTTTGCGCCCAATCACGCACGAAGTCGGTCTGCACATCGTCCGCGGCGAGTGGGAGGAGGCAGTCATGGCCTACGTCGGCAATCCGTTCGAGACGGAACCCGAAGACACTCAGTCCGCCCGAAACCGTGTCGAGGAAGTCGCACCCGACTGGGATGCCGTCCTCGACGCGCTTCCGAGACGACTCGGATTCGAGCGCTCGATGGCCCATCGACTCGTGGAAAACGGTGGCACGGAGCCGGAGGACTTCCGTGACGCGCTGGAATCACTTCCGACCAATCTTCAGCGACTGCTCGTGAACGCGGCCCAGTCGTACGTCTTCAACCAAATCCTCAGTGAACGTTTGGAACGCGGGCTTCCGTTCGACAAACCCGTCGCTGGCGACGTGGTTTGTTTCGCCGAAGAAGTTGATGGCTTCCTGCTGCCGGATATGGGCCGAGAACAGAACGTGACCGAAAAGCGCGTGAAAACCATCGAACGTCACTGCGAGCGTGGTCGAGCGTTCGTCACTGCACCCCTCGTCGGCACGGAAACCGAACTCGCTGACGGTGAACAAGGTGATATCGAGCGCGAGGTACTGGCGGACCTCGGCCTCGAACCGGCCGATTTCAACTCGCCAGGTGAGTTTTACTCGACCGGTACCCGCCGTGCGATTCTGGTTCGCACCGACTGCACCGTTGGACACGACCCCCTGTCGTTCGAATTTTCGCTCCCTTCGGGGTCGTACGCCACGGTCTTTTTGCGGGAGTTCCTGAAAGCGGACCCACTCGATATGGGGTAG
- a CDS encoding thiamine-phosphate synthase family protein, whose translation MKFAEEIVVEEFLPTFRSMLAEELRERGLTQSEVADALGISQSAVSKYAHGEVAQNDRIRDDERVVRLVDEIGEGLATGSMSQVQALVEVEVLIRRLEDRDLIAQLHEESMPKLEGHGGDFNIHDPEDELRATERVLTSMRRAVRVVEQTSGFSSLIPAVGSNLCECLPDADGIDDVAGIPGRIFDVKGRATIPADPEFGVSEHVASILLSARDNGVGAHAALNVRYDPDIISRLEALGYETAEFDATYDTLDETLGTALDEKPDATVLYHTGSYGIEPITYILGETAEETAEIARKIV comes from the coding sequence GTGAAGTTCGCCGAGGAGATCGTCGTCGAGGAGTTCCTCCCGACGTTTCGCTCGATGCTCGCAGAGGAACTCCGTGAGCGTGGGTTGACACAGAGCGAGGTTGCTGACGCGCTCGGTATCAGTCAGAGCGCCGTTTCGAAGTATGCCCACGGCGAGGTGGCACAAAACGACCGTATTCGTGACGACGAACGCGTCGTCCGCCTCGTGGATGAAATCGGCGAGGGACTCGCGACGGGAAGCATGAGCCAAGTGCAGGCCCTCGTGGAGGTGGAAGTACTCATCCGACGACTCGAAGACCGCGACCTCATCGCACAACTCCACGAGGAATCGATGCCGAAGTTGGAGGGTCACGGCGGCGATTTCAACATCCACGACCCAGAAGACGAACTCCGTGCGACGGAACGTGTTCTCACCTCGATGCGCCGAGCAGTACGCGTCGTCGAGCAGACCAGCGGCTTTTCGTCGCTCATCCCCGCAGTCGGGTCGAACCTGTGTGAGTGTTTACCCGATGCGGACGGTATCGACGACGTTGCAGGCATTCCAGGACGTATCTTCGATGTGAAAGGACGGGCAACGATTCCGGCCGACCCCGAGTTCGGCGTCAGCGAACACGTCGCTTCCATCCTCCTCTCGGCGCGAGACAACGGCGTTGGGGCCCATGCCGCACTCAACGTCAGGTACGACCCCGATATCATCAGCCGACTCGAAGCGTTGGGATACGAAACCGCGGAGTTCGATGCCACGTACGACACGCTCGATGAAACGCTCGGGACGGCCCTCGATGAAAAACCCGATGCAACAGTTCTCTATCACACCGGGAGCTACGGTATCGAGCCCATCACGTACATTCTCGGAGAAACCGCGGAAGAAACGGCGGAAATCGCGCGCAAAATCGTCTGA
- a CDS encoding DUF7344 domain-containing protein produces MSERQAKLETQARLSGSDTALSPELLFDILGSQHRRFVLSNLSNESTPIPIDDLAYRLAAWEAGTTVADVSTEIAEDIEILLYHVHLPKMADSDLVTYDSGDGVVSPGNGIESATDCLELAEF; encoded by the coding sequence ATGAGTGAGAGACAGGCAAAGCTAGAAACACAAGCACGACTATCGGGCAGTGATACCGCCCTTTCACCCGAACTACTGTTCGATATTCTCGGCAGTCAACACCGCCGGTTCGTCCTGTCGAACCTCTCCAACGAATCGACTCCGATTCCGATCGATGATCTCGCGTACCGTCTCGCTGCATGGGAGGCAGGCACCACGGTCGCTGATGTATCCACGGAGATCGCGGAGGATATCGAAATACTGCTGTATCACGTTCACCTGCCGAAAATGGCGGATTCGGACCTCGTAACATACGATTCAGGGGATGGGGTCGTTTCACCTGGCAACGGTATCGAGTCAGCGACGGACTGTCTCGAACTCGCGGAATTTTAA
- the pth2 gene encoding peptidyl-tRNA hydrolase Pth2: protein MKQAIVARTDIGMGRGKLAAQVAHASLSAYEETGRKARKRWKGEGQKKVVLKASGEKAIFQLAEKARAEGLPHAVIRDAGHTQLDPGTVTALAVGPADDDLVDRVTGDLSLY, encoded by the coding sequence ATGAAACAGGCCATCGTCGCCCGTACCGATATCGGAATGGGGCGGGGAAAGCTCGCAGCACAGGTCGCCCACGCATCTCTGTCCGCGTACGAGGAGACGGGACGGAAAGCACGAAAACGATGGAAGGGAGAGGGGCAAAAGAAAGTCGTGTTGAAAGCCAGCGGCGAAAAAGCGATCTTCCAACTGGCCGAAAAGGCGCGGGCGGAGGGGCTTCCACACGCCGTGATCCGGGATGCTGGGCACACGCAACTCGACCCCGGGACGGTAACTGCGTTGGCGGTCGGTCCTGCGGACGACGACCTCGTCGACCGGGTCACTGGAGACCTTTCTTTGTACTGA
- a CDS encoding PRC-barrel domain containing protein yields MTTAITKDDEGKRVVEADGAEIGVVADVRHGTAHVEAEPSVVEKMKQELSAGGSDENTYALSEDAIEKIEDDRVVLQTRG; encoded by the coding sequence ATGACGACTGCGATAACGAAAGACGACGAAGGGAAGCGTGTCGTAGAGGCGGACGGAGCGGAAATCGGCGTCGTTGCGGACGTTCGCCACGGAACGGCTCACGTCGAAGCAGAACCGAGCGTGGTCGAAAAGATGAAGCAGGAACTCAGTGCGGGCGGAAGCGACGAAAACACGTACGCACTCTCCGAAGATGCTATCGAGAAAATCGAGGACGATAGGGTCGTATTGCAGACCCGCGGCTAA
- a CDS encoding DUF3194 domain-containing protein has protein sequence MVDDEAVVQTAAEAAEDVIFSRIKQSQVKDFDVTVTFEEGVLDVDVYVNAPNANRDEEKVANDAALAARASVDELFAEESA, from the coding sequence ATGGTAGACGACGAAGCAGTCGTCCAAACTGCCGCGGAGGCAGCCGAGGACGTGATTTTCTCGCGTATCAAGCAGTCCCAAGTGAAGGACTTCGACGTGACTGTCACGTTCGAAGAGGGCGTCCTCGACGTGGATGTGTACGTCAACGCCCCGAACGCGAATCGGGATGAAGAAAAGGTCGCAAACGATGCGGCGCTGGCAGCCCGCGCGTCGGTGGACGAACTGTTCGCCGAAGAATCGGCGTAG
- the dcd gene encoding dCTP deaminase, with amino-acid sequence MILSDADIRRRLESGSLVVEPIDEPDLQIQPASIDLRLGKEFLEFQRTNIPCIHPDSEGEVDSYVDETVVEEGDEFILHPGDFVLGTTKERVEIPADLLAHVEGRSSLGRLAVVVHATAGVVDPGYRGQITLELSNLGTAPVALKPDTRISQLIFTELKNPSERPYGSERGSKYQDQDGPQASRIGSDHEFGGEQDFGGGGT; translated from the coding sequence ATGATACTCTCCGATGCCGATATTCGCCGTCGTTTGGAGTCAGGGTCACTGGTCGTCGAACCGATAGACGAACCCGACCTTCAGATTCAACCGGCGAGTATCGACCTCCGTCTCGGGAAGGAGTTCCTCGAATTCCAGCGCACGAACATCCCGTGTATCCATCCGGATAGCGAAGGCGAAGTCGATAGTTACGTCGATGAAACCGTGGTGGAAGAAGGCGACGAGTTCATCCTCCATCCCGGCGATTTCGTACTCGGGACGACGAAAGAGCGCGTCGAGATTCCGGCGGACCTGTTGGCACACGTGGAAGGCAGGTCCTCACTGGGGCGACTGGCGGTCGTCGTCCACGCGACTGCGGGAGTCGTCGATCCGGGTTATCGCGGCCAAATCACTCTCGAACTGTCGAACCTCGGAACGGCACCCGTCGCACTGAAACCCGACACACGAATCTCACAGCTCATCTTTACCGAACTCAAGAACCCGTCGGAACGACCGTACGGGTCGGAACGTGGGTCGAAATATCAGGACCAAGACGGCCCACAGGCGTCCCGAATCGGAAGCGACCACGAGTTCGGTGGGGAACAGGATTTCGGAGGTGGAGGTACGTGA
- a CDS encoding 50S ribosomal protein L37ae, translated as MAEDSKSRTGSAGRFGARYGRVARKRISEIEADMNENHTCPDCGNDTVDRKGTGIWACGRCGYTFAGGTYRPQTPAGETVKRSIRAALADEE; from the coding sequence ATGGCCGAAGACTCTAAATCACGAACCGGCAGTGCCGGTCGGTTCGGCGCGCGATACGGTCGCGTCGCCCGCAAGCGTATCTCCGAAATCGAAGCGGACATGAACGAGAACCACACCTGCCCGGACTGCGGTAACGACACCGTCGACCGGAAAGGAACGGGTATCTGGGCCTGCGGCCGCTGTGGCTACACGTTCGCTGGCGGTACCTACCGCCCGCAGACGCCCGCCGGAGAGACCGTCAAACGTTCCATCCGTGCCGCACTCGCTGACGAAGAATGA
- the hisE gene encoding phosphoribosyl-ATP diphosphatase: MSDVMDDLFAVIEDRKETLPEDSYTASLFTHEKGQNAVLEKLGEETTELVLAAKDNDHEEIAHESADIVYHLLVLLAMKDMDLADLRAELAERR; this comes from the coding sequence ATGAGTGACGTCATGGACGACCTCTTCGCCGTTATCGAGGACAGAAAGGAAACGCTCCCGGAGGATTCCTACACCGCATCGCTGTTCACTCACGAGAAGGGGCAGAACGCTGTTCTAGAAAAGCTCGGCGAGGAGACGACGGAACTCGTCCTCGCCGCGAAGGATAACGATCACGAGGAAATCGCCCACGAAAGTGCGGACATCGTCTACCATCTGCTCGTCCTGCTCGCGATGAAGGACATGGATTTGGCGGATTTGCGGGCCGAGTTGGCCGAACGGCGGTAA